The Sulfurospirillum tamanense DNA window TAATGTCAAAAACAATAATGCTTGCGCCAAGAATACCAAGCCCCATAGCAAGGCCTACAAAAAACTCATACATTACCATCAGTAATCCCCAAGGAAACTGTCTGGTAACATTATAAGCATCATGCCCATACATAAAAAAGTTTACGATACCATAAAGATACATTGCTAAAAACAAGGCTGTAAACGCCATAATAACGAGTGTAACGGGATTTTTTTCAACATTAAAAAGATTGATTTCACTTTTTAATGGAAGATAATTTTTTAACGACATACTCGCTCCTTATGTTAGGTAAAACAGCTTGGGCTTTGTTCCCAAGTGGGTTTTAAGCGTAAAATGTTCACGCTTGGCCAAAAGCTGACTAATCTCACTCTTAGGGTCATCAATATCCCCAAATGTTCGCACTTTAGTGGGACATGTTGTCTGACACGCTGTACGTGTGTCTCCTTTTGCCAAACGCGAACTTGAGCAAAAATTACATTTATCCACTGTATGTGTACGATCATCTACATAACGCGCATCGTAAGGACACGCTGTCATGCAGTATGTGCATAAAATGCATTTTTCATAATCAACCCTCACAACACCATTAGCGTCATAGTATGTCGCATTTGTAGGGCACACCGACTGACAGGGAGCATCACTACATTGCTGGCACTGACTAGGATGGTAGGTCTGGGAGGCAATGGAGATATTTGGAAACTCGCCCACTTCTTCTTTTACTCCCACCCAAATGCGATACTTATCCGCACCTAGCTGAATACCATTTTCCTTTTTACAAGCAACTTCACATGCCTTGCAATTAATACAATTTTTATAATCTAACGCCATTCCATAAGTTGCCATAACCTTACACCTTTCTAATGCTTACAAATGTGTCATGAAGACAAACTGAACCATGCACAGGCTCAACACCATCTTCCGAAATGGACGATCCGTGGCCGCCATTATTGTGAGCCAAGTGCATACTTTTGGATGTCACGCCAAATCCATGGACAAAAAAGAGGGTTTCTGGCCCAATTTTTTCCGTTGGATAGGCAGGAAGTATTGTTGCGCCCACCTTACTTTTGACTTCAATCATATCACCAAACTTAATTCCGCGCGCTTTGGCCACTCGCTTATTAAGCCACAAATAGCTAGTTGGAATCAAATCCAACAATGCTGGATTGTTGGCCGTGGCTGATTGAGTAAACTGCGCATGGCGCCCCGTAATAAAACGAAACTCATCTTGAGGCGTCGCAAGTTGGCTCTCAGCATGCCATGTTGGCATTGCATCAACTCCACGAGCTGCCAATGATTCAACCTTGCACTCTACTTTTCCCGATGGAGTATTAAATTTTCCATTACGCACTGAATAATAACGTTTATCTTCAGGATAATATTCATAGTCATTGACACCGAGTTTTTTAAGATATTTTTCCTTGTTAGGATAAAAGACTCCTGTAGTTGCAAGCATTTCCGCCGCACCTGGGTATTTTTCCACTGCATGGACATTGATTTCTTCTTGAGACTCTTGGAAGGCTTGTGCTAAATCATAATCCTCAAACACACTCTCTTCGCCCATATCTTCGATGTCCATCTGCACCATTTCGTCGTATTTTTTAGTTATCTCAAACAAAGGCTTAGAGGCAACATTGGTAAATTCTTTAAGAATTTGAAGTACAGACTTGGTCTCAAACATCGGCTCAACCACTTTATTGCGCTGAACAACCGCTGGCTCAATGCCGCCGTATGATGTAGCAGGATCGGTACGCTCAAGATACGTACACTCAGGAAGCACCACATCGCTTAGCATCACAGTGTCGCTTGGCATTGTTTCAATCGTAACTACCAAATCAAGTTTTTTCAAAAACTCTTCCGTTTTTTTGCTATCTGGCATGTTGTGCATGAGGTTGTGCTTGTAGATAAACAAGCCTCGCACAGGATACTCTGCACGGCCTTCTAGAATCATATTTCTAAAAGGAACCCATGCGCCAGAAGCACCAACAATAGCCGCTTCATTTCGCTCAATACGTGGCTTTGCATTATCATAAAGAGGTGCTGGGGCATCGTGGCCTTTAATGGCAACATTTGAGCCAAAACAAATGCCGCCTTTGACATCAATTCCACCACCAAGGGAGGTAAAGATGGCTTGGGCACGACGAAGCTGGAAATCATCCTTGCTCCACGTAGAGCGTCGTCCTTGGTAATAAATAGCCTGAGGAGCATGAGCCATAAACTCTCTGGCCACCTCGCGGATATCTTCGGCTTTGATGCCTGTGATTTTCTCTGCCCATTCGGGGGTGTAGTTGTTAGAAAGAATATGTTGCCTATACTCTTCAAAATCATTTACATGGTTTTCTACAAAGGCTTTGTTGTAAATCTCTTCAGACATGACCACATACGTCAAGGCCAACACAAACGCAAGGTCGGTGCCCACATTAATGCCAAGGTATTTATCGCTTTTGGCGGCCGTATTGGTAAAACGAGGGTCTACACAAACAAGCTTTGCGCCTCGTCCTGTGGTGCGCTTAAAAATATCCATCGTGTCAGGCGTGACAATGGCTTCAGCACGGTTAGCACCCGCCATGATGACGTACTTGGCATTTTGCAAGTCTGCTTGGCCATAACCACCAATCGTAATAGCATACCCTGAAACAGCCGTTGCTAAACAGAGTGTTGAGTGATTGAGCCAGTGACCTGAACCAAAAGCAGTAAAGAGGTTTTTGAAGTTATGTTCGCCCATACCCTCGCCCGCACAAAATGCGATGGTTGAACGGTTGTCTTTTTCTTCGTCTAGGATTTTAGTGAGTTTATCAGTGATGTATTGGTAGGCTTCATCCCATGTGACGCGTTTAAATTTCCCGCTTCCTTTTTTACCATCACGAATCATGGGGTATTTGAGTCTGTCGGGGTCATACAGCGCATCGATACCTGCATTTCCACGAGGACAAAGCATATTGCGAGATTTTGGAAAATCTGGATTTGGATCAAGTTTTGTTACAATGCCATTTTCAACAATAGCATAAGCGGCACACTTGTTAACGCAGATTTCACACAAAGTGGCAACTTTTTTCGTCACCGCTTGACCATTCACCGAGTTTTTTTCTCTGGCACTAGCAAAGACTTCCGAAGAGGTCATCGCAGCACCTCCAGCTATACTCAGGGCCACACTACCCTGAAGAAATCTCCGTCGTGAGATCTCAACACTCATCGTCTCTCCTTTGGGATTTAAGGCTTAAGGTTTTGCAAAAAACAAAGCCCCCAAACCAAAAATTAATACCTCCATTGTAGGCGAGACGGCTTATAAAAAACTTATAAAAAAGTTTACCTTTTAGATTTTTTGACATAAAAATTGAACTAATATGCAAGAAATGGGCTTTCTGATGGCCGATTGTAAAGTAAAATATTGTTTACAAATGGCGTTTTTTTAGAATTAAAATAAAAAAAAATTATTGAAAATAGTGATTTTTTGTCTTTTTTAAAGAAAATGAGGCATTTTTGTCTTTAAGGAAAGAAGGGGAGTGAGGCATTTTTTACGACCAAAATAGTGTTTTTATTACTTAATAAATACTTAAATTGCATTAAAAATAAGATTGTAGACATTCTCAATAATGACAATATACGTATTAAAAATGCCCAAGGTTCTGCTCTTGGCAAAACTAAAGTTCAAAAGCTAACGAAGAAAAATTTTTGAGACTTCTATAAAAAGGCTAATAAAAAAATATTAAAGGGCTTTCTTTACATGTAAAGGTGTTTACATGTAAAGAAAGGTCCAAAAACTATTGTTTGATCGCTTTTTCCAGTGGCAAAGGATGTTCTGTTGGGTTTATTTTCTCAACACGTATGCCCATGCCTTCAAGGTTGCGCACCATACCTTCTCCAACAGAAGCACACACCACATGGGTTGCTTCTTTGAGCAGTTCAGGAATCACTCGCCCAGCACCAAATCCCATAGAATCTTCATCGCTTTGCACCACAATGCCTTTGGCTTCAATCTTTGTAACCAATGGGTTGGGTAAAAATACAGTACGCGCAATAACATCAGACTCCACAAACAACAAGGCAAAATAACGCGCCACGTTAAAGTGCAGTGAAAGGGTTTGCTTATCATCGGTTGGCACAGCATAGACCAAATGGGTGGCGCGCTCGTTTACATGTAAAGCTTTTTTAAACAGCAACATTTGCACACATTTTTTGCGCCCACCTTTTAACAACTTGGCAAACGTGGGGCGCGAAACTCCGAGATGTTTTGCGCACTCTTCGTGGTAAAGACCTTTATAATCGGCCAAGTAAAGGGCTTCTAGTTCTTCGTGCAAAAGGGAGATTTTTTCATGTCCTTGCGCTTCAAGTGCGCCAAAACGCCCAGCACAGGGCTTACATGTAAGGCGATGTTTAGGGGCTTTTGGCATTCGTTTTCCTTAGATAATGCATTAAAGTGAAAATATACCATACTCTTGAAAAAGAAATTAACAATTTTAATCTGACGATAAAAATTACTATTGACTTATTTTTCTCGTCTTGCTATACTTCCACCATCTTTTGTGTAGGAGGTATCCCATGGGATGCGATACAGGTGTCAAACAACGACCAGAACAAAACGCAGCACAAGCTGCGAAGCCCCAACAAACACCCAAGGAGAAGAAAATGAGTTCAAGTATGGTACTAAAGAAAATGCCAGAGTTTACAATGGATGCATACGATGCAAAAAGCGGTCACTACACCAGTGTTAAGAGTGAAGATTACGCCGGAAAATGGA harbors:
- a CDS encoding molybdopterin-containing oxidoreductase family protein, which translates into the protein MSVEISRRRFLQGSVALSIAGGAAMTSSEVFASAREKNSVNGQAVTKKVATLCEICVNKCAAYAIVENGIVTKLDPNPDFPKSRNMLCPRGNAGIDALYDPDRLKYPMIRDGKKGSGKFKRVTWDEAYQYITDKLTKILDEEKDNRSTIAFCAGEGMGEHNFKNLFTAFGSGHWLNHSTLCLATAVSGYAITIGGYGQADLQNAKYVIMAGANRAEAIVTPDTMDIFKRTTGRGAKLVCVDPRFTNTAAKSDKYLGINVGTDLAFVLALTYVVMSEEIYNKAFVENHVNDFEEYRQHILSNNYTPEWAEKITGIKAEDIREVAREFMAHAPQAIYYQGRRSTWSKDDFQLRRAQAIFTSLGGGIDVKGGICFGSNVAIKGHDAPAPLYDNAKPRIERNEAAIVGASGAWVPFRNMILEGRAEYPVRGLFIYKHNLMHNMPDSKKTEEFLKKLDLVVTIETMPSDTVMLSDVVLPECTYLERTDPATSYGGIEPAVVQRNKVVEPMFETKSVLQILKEFTNVASKPLFEITKKYDEMVQMDIEDMGEESVFEDYDLAQAFQESQEEINVHAVEKYPGAAEMLATTGVFYPNKEKYLKKLGVNDYEYYPEDKRYYSVRNGKFNTPSGKVECKVESLAARGVDAMPTWHAESQLATPQDEFRFITGRHAQFTQSATANNPALLDLIPTSYLWLNKRVAKARGIKFGDMIEVKSKVGATILPAYPTEKIGPETLFFVHGFGVTSKSMHLAHNNGGHGSSISEDGVEPVHGSVCLHDTFVSIRKV
- a CDS encoding 4Fe-4S dicluster domain-containing protein produces the protein MATYGMALDYKNCINCKACEVACKKENGIQLGADKYRIWVGVKEEVGEFPNISIASQTYHPSQCQQCSDAPCQSVCPTNATYYDANGVVRVDYEKCILCTYCMTACPYDARYVDDRTHTVDKCNFCSSSRLAKGDTRTACQTTCPTKVRTFGDIDDPKSEISQLLAKREHFTLKTHLGTKPKLFYLT
- a CDS encoding DUF134 domain-containing protein, whose translation is MPKAPKHRLTCKPCAGRFGALEAQGHEKISLLHEELEALYLADYKGLYHEECAKHLGVSRPTFAKLLKGGRKKCVQMLLFKKALHVNERATHLVYAVPTDDKQTLSLHFNVARYFALLFVESDVIARTVFLPNPLVTKIEAKGIVVQSDEDSMGFGAGRVIPELLKEATHVVCASVGEGMVRNLEGMGIRVEKINPTEHPLPLEKAIKQ